A single region of the Sorghum bicolor cultivar BTx623 chromosome 9, Sorghum_bicolor_NCBIv3, whole genome shotgun sequence genome encodes:
- the LOC8065917 gene encoding putative RING-H2 finger protein ATL69 — protein sequence MAADLSYWMAIAGRTVLVFLFVVVAVVVCVVFIFVCTIEVKAWWQSPRMRLFRLGGVTTLRRKLNYPCTLCQDSMEAGDKVRTLSCDHAFHCGGSVKCEKDIDKWLQTGLTTSCPICRQIPYPVRPWKRPPPSSPGPSPEVSAPALPQLPWMSSTPDLEALLPPAHDETLPEASSSASAPPLEA from the coding sequence ATGGCAGCCGACCTCAGCTATTGGATGGCCATCGCCGGCCGCACCGTGCTCGTCTTCTTGTTTGTCGTTGTCGCCGTGGTCGTGTGCGTCGTCTTCATTTTCGTGTGCACCATCGAGGTCAAGGCATGGTGGCAATCGCCACGGATGCGCCTCTTCAGGCTCGGCGGCGTCACCACCCTGAGGCGGAAGCTGAACTACCCCTGCACCCTGTGCCAAGACAGCATGGAGGCCGGCGACAAGGTCCGCACACTCTCGTGCGACCACGCGTTTCACTGCGGTGGCAGCGTCAAGTGCGAGAAGGACATCGACAAATGGCTTCAAACTGGGCTGACAACGTCCTGCCCAATATGCCGCCAGATTCCCTATCCCGTGCGGCCGTGGAAGCGGCCACCGCCATCGTCGCCAGGACCTTCACCCGAAGTGTCGGCGCCAGCGCTACCGCAGTTACCGTGGATGTCGTCGACGCCGGATTTGGAGGCGCTGCTGCCTCCGGCGCACGACGAGACACTACCAGAGGcgtcgtcatcagcatcggcaccACCACT